ACATTTTTGAAACAAGTCCTGATTTTAGGATTTTTGTCTCCATCTGTTTATATCTGTTAAGCGTTTTCTGATATGATGCCTTGCTTTCAGGCGCACTTTCTTCTATGCTGAATTCATACTCACCTGTTTTGTCTCCGGCTTTTGAAAAATAATCTATATTTTCCGCTGAAAGTATCCCTGTAATTTCTCTCAGATTTTCCTGATTATCAACAGTAATTTCTATATTCAGCATAGTAACGTATTCTTTTTTCCCTTCATTTTTCAAAACTGAATCCCAGTCTTTTGTTTCATATGAATCATATAATTCTGATTCTATTTTTTCATATTTTACACCTGATTTAGACAGCAGCTTTTTAAACCTTTGAAGTATTCTGGCATTCTCGTCACTGGCTTTCTTAAGAGTTTCCTTTTCTGTGGTAATAACAAATGTTATCCCTGCTGTATCAGGGGAAAAAGTTTCGGATGCAGTTCCTGTTACCTGAATTCGTTTATAAAAAACGTCACTTTCTTCTGAATAAATAATAATTGTAAAAATCAATACTAAAACTGCTGTTATTTTTCTCATATTTTCCCGAATCCCTTCTACTTCATCTCAAAAAGAACGCTTACATTCTGAGTCAGCTTTATTACCTGAGGCTTGTAATCTACCTGCGGCTTTGGAGCCGGAGCCATCATTTTTGCTGATATTCCAGCTGAATTTACCCTCATATCCTCATCATAGCTCATTTCACTTTGTGCAATCTGTCTGCTATAGTTATAATCCTGCTGAATAGCCAGATTTTGATAAGATATACTTTCGCTTACCACCAGAGGATCTCCGAGTCTCATTTCACTTGATTTCAATATGCTTGCAGCCTTAGTTTTCGTCTGCTCGTAGGCAGTATTATAAAGCTCCGACTCTATCTTTTCTTTATTCGATATATCAAAGGCTATGCTTCCCTGTATATTTATTTTGTTATTTTCTGCTATTTTTATTACATCATTTATTTTATTTATATCTTTCAATTCCAGTACAAAGTCATTATATACATTATGATAATCCTTTGTTTTCAAAGGCTTGTTATCTACTGTTTCTTTTGATACAGTGGAATAAGAATATACAGATATATCATTTCCGCTTATCCCTAGTCTTGCCAGCTGAGACTTCACATTATCATATACCTTAAATGTATCTGATATTGCTGTTGCTTTTTCAGGATTATTTCTGTTTATTTCCCCGTAATATATTGACTTGTCTGTACTGTCACTTTTCAGACTTTTTATCTTGTTGCTTTCAGACAAACTTATCAGATCAGGTATTTTTGTAAGATCAGTTACTTTTATGGCAAAATACAATGTTGTGTAATATTCCGTTTTTTTACTTTCCGCTGTATCTCTTTCACTTGTTTTCTGTGTGTAATAATTATATGTTTCTATATTTCCCAAAGGAATATTTTTCTTTTTTAGTTCATTTTTAAAATTTTCCATATTCTGTGAATTTTCCTGCCCTGCTTTTTTCAGGTCTTCATTCTTTGTATATACCCTGAAATTCATCTTTGCTATATCAGGCATAACTTCTTTTTCCGCATTTCCGGTAACACTTATTTTCCTTATAGGTTCACTAAATATAAATACTGAAAATATCAAAGTTAATACTAAAATGATCTTTTTCATTTTCTCTCCTTTTCTTTCCGGTTCGTTCCTGTTTTAAAAAACCGGAATTATGAATATGCACTATTTTTTATTCATCTGGAATTCTATATTTACTGTTTTTGTTACAGTTAATTTTCTGGGGCTTATTACTAAATTTGAAGTACCTGCCAGATCCATAAGCTCTTTATCGCTGCTTTTCTTTACTACATCTGCTGCTCTTGCCAATGAATTATAGTTATTAAAATATTCATTGTAAGGCTGTATGCTGTATCTGCTGTCATCAGTTATAGAAAGCGGTTTTTGCAGGTTTAGATCTGTTTTTGCAAGTATTTTATCAGCTTTCTTTTTTGCTTCAAGATAAGCTTTTTCATATAATCTGTTTTCTATTTGTTCTTTATTATTAATATCATATTGTATATAGCTGTTTGGCGTAATATTCAGTGTATATCCCAGAGTTATAAGTTTACCAAGATTTTTTACATCACTTGTTTTTATTTTTATTACGTGAGTTACCACATATTTTTCTTTTTTTACTCTGTCATATTTTTCCAGACTCTTTTCTCCTGTATCATAAGAGGCTATTCTTACACCGTCTATAAGATTTGTTTTCAGCACTTTATTTTCAAGATTTTTATATCTTTCCAGTGCTTTTTGATATGAAGTCTTAGTATCCGCAGCACTTTCACTTATATTAAAGTTATATATCCCGAATTCTCTTCCTGACTTTGAAAAATAGTTTATATTTTCACCTGAAAGTGTATTTACTATTTCTCTCAGTTTATTCTGGTCATGAACTGTAATCTCTATATTTAAAGTAGTCGAATATTCTTTTTCACCTTTATTTACAAGTATAGAATCCCAATATTCCCTCTTATTGGAATTATATGTTACAGATTCTATTTTTTCATATTTTACACCTGACTTTGAAAGT
This genomic stretch from Sebaldella sp. S0638 harbors:
- a CDS encoding SIMPL domain-containing protein, with the protein product MRKITAVLVLIFTIIIYSEESDVFYKRIQVTGTASETFSPDTAGITFVITTEKETLKKASDENARILQRFKKLLSKSGVKYEKIESELYDSYETKDWDSVLKNEGKKEYVTMLNIEITVDNQENLREITGILSAENIDYFSKAGDKTGEYEFSIEESAPESKASYQKTLNRYKQMETKILKSGLVSKMSIASYDTEENSLEEYVEKEVDRGTVNHRIKIQTRDIKNIGKIINLAFALNIYPEGYIEYDVDNKTVLENKLYEKAYREALGKAEKILGKTDLSLKKPLMITDNSTGQAEPVYDYFDSYNNFYEDIDEIAKKSDNDLIKLANSSNLIINPGKITISKTVNIEFQIEKSQALTD
- a CDS encoding SIMPL domain-containing protein, encoding MKKIILVLTLIFSVFIFSEPIRKISVTGNAEKEVMPDIAKMNFRVYTKNEDLKKAGQENSQNMENFKNELKKKNIPLGNIETYNYYTQKTSERDTAESKKTEYYTTLYFAIKVTDLTKIPDLISLSESNKIKSLKSDSTDKSIYYGEINRNNPEKATAISDTFKVYDNVKSQLARLGISGNDISVYSYSTVSKETVDNKPLKTKDYHNVYNDFVLELKDINKINDVIKIAENNKINIQGSIAFDISNKEKIESELYNTAYEQTKTKAASILKSSEMRLGDPLVVSESISYQNLAIQQDYNYSRQIAQSEMSYDEDMRVNSAGISAKMMAPAPKPQVDYKPQVIKLTQNVSVLFEMK
- a CDS encoding SIMPL domain-containing protein codes for the protein MKKIILILLTIFSVMIFSDESDLFYKRIQVTGTSTETLMPDTASIMFTIYTENEDMNKASDENAGLLERYKTLLSKSGVKYEKIESVTYNSNKREYWDSILVNKGEKEYSTTLNIEITVHDQNKLREIVNTLSGENINYFSKSGREFGIYNFNISESAADTKTSYQKALERYKNLENKVLKTNLIDGVRIASYDTGEKSLEKYDRVKKEKYVVTHVIKIKTSDVKNLGKLITLGYTLNITPNSYIQYDINNKEQIENRLYEKAYLEAKKKADKILAKTDLNLQKPLSITDDSRYSIQPYNEYFNNYNSLARAADVVKKSSDKELMDLAGTSNLVISPRKLTVTKTVNIEFQMNKK